A DNA window from Solanum lycopersicum chromosome 3, SLM_r2.1 contains the following coding sequences:
- the LOC101263388 gene encoding serine protease inhibitor 5-like: protein MMMTTKCLFLLCLCLVPFVVFSSTFTSQNPIDLPSAKPVPILDTNGKELDPRSSYRMVYTNRGPYGGDIYLDYSPGSTAPCPDGVFRYGQVGPMGTPVRLITPSHFGPGVYEEQQIKIQFVISNVEKCGDYTIWKVGPYDREERTSFLETGQQDSKSCFKIVKSPRLLGYELLTCDGALVGTMGQRVALVANYSLDFDFEKVED, encoded by the coding sequence atGATGATGACGACTAagtgtttatttttgttatgtcTGTGTTTGGTTCCGTTTGTGGTGTTCTCATCAACTTTCACTTCCCAAAATCCCATTGACCTACCCAGTGCTAAGCCTGTCCCGATACTAGACACGAACGGTAAAGAGCTTGACCCTCGTTCGAGTTATCGTATGGTTTACACTAACCGGGGTCCTTATGGTGGTGATATATACTTAGATTACTCCCCAGGTTCAACTGCCCCTTGTCCAGATGGTGTGTTCCGTTACGGTCAGGTTGGACCTATGGGTACACCCGTGAGATTGATTACACCTAGTCATTTCGGACCAGGTGTGTATGAAGAGCAACAAATCAAAATCCAATTCGTTATTTCGAATGTGGAAAAGTGTGGTGACTATACAATTTGGAAAGTCGGACCTTACGATAGAGAAGAACGAACTTCGTTTTTGGAGACGGGGCAACAAGATAGCAAGTCATGTTTCAAGATTGTGAAATCGCCACGACTATTGGGTTACGAATTATTGACTTGCGATGGTGCATTAGTGGGAACTATGGGCCAACGTGTGGCTCTTGTGGCTAACTACTCACTTGATTTCGACTTTGAGAAAGTTGAGGACTAG
- the LOC101262903 gene encoding aspartic protease inhibitor 1 — protein MNMMKCLFLLCLCLFPIVVFSSSFTSQNPIELPNDSTSGKPVLDTSGKEVTSHSSYRIISAFWGALGGDVYLGESPNSDAPCPNGVFRYNSDRGPRGTPVKFIPHSEGMSENKLFNIQFDIPTFRLCVKYTIWKVGDYNETLGGVLLETGGSIGQRDSSYFKIVPSKLGYNLVLCDPTPIFCPFCRKGQLCVNVGVVFQDGRRRLALTKDQPLDVLFEEIK, from the coding sequence atgaatatgatgaagtgtttatttttgttatgtttgtGTTTGTTTCCCATTGTGGTgttttcatcaagtttcacTTCCCAAAATCCCATTGAATTACCAAATGATTCTACTTCAGGTAAGCCAGTCCTTGACACAAGTGGTAAAGAAGTTACTAGTCATTCGAGTTATCGCATTATTTCTGCGTTTTGGGGTGCGTTAGGTGGTGATGTGTACCTAGGTGAGTCCCCGAATTCAGATGCCCCTTGTCCAAATGGTGTGTTTCGTTACAATTCGGATCGTGGACCTAGAGGTACACCTGTGAAATTCATTCCTCATTCTGAAGGTATGTCTGAAAATAAACTATTCAACATACAATTCGATATTCCTACGTTCAGATTGTGTGTTAAATATACAATTTGGAAAGTGGGAGATTACAATGAAACTCTAGGCGGGGTATTATTGGAGACTGGAGGAAGCATAGGGCAAAGAGATAGCAGCTATTTCAAGATTGTTCCATCAAAACTTGGTTACAACTTAGTCCTTTGCGATCCTACTCCTATTTTCTGTCCATTTTGCCGTAAGGGTCAGTTATGTGTAAATGTGGGTGTAGTTTTCCAAGATGGAAGAAGGCGTTTGGCTCTTACTAAGGATCAGCCTCTTGATGTATTATTCGAGGAAATCAAGTAA